A portion of the Daphnia magna isolate NIES linkage group LG4, ASM2063170v1.1, whole genome shotgun sequence genome contains these proteins:
- the LOC116920772 gene encoding uncharacterized protein LOC116920772 — MTNKRDKLNKDSGRGTPVKKTRKNLANATQTPPLAGASSSVPEEATEVAQGLRKTNHGVIFQLKLLMLFLIRGIRAGHAFRLGTEMEDIGGKFDDIIFQYEVDDGGKRQVNRYLQAKHKQDESTKITAGQLFNETEGDFSLLKYFSSYCGILSRGDDIQDCIICTNIGFNSENLLKKGIQLITVNTDDEMFKFRRHPVARYKIKIAPGHAFWGKLRQVNVEEPAKKLKRNATDNEIYSFFDKLVFVVNTPNEVTLGKLLTEEVGEYYELNKADFQSDFILRNMLDWFKLKKSEFLTSKQGQEILHQGEQKLTSLRMTSVSINYQTKLQEAIEFNAVAIDEMTEKLKTLLDSSNKIERIRTAFPKRTAVKVSAALKTLEKFKRDDSYLMSSSKGLKTTSASVKDAFKLEHQLLVVVCKDGHAEHDSYYENLIGDNQTRLSNKKIIILCHDGVETRDDLKFTQLSDNCMEKLLDKVVSFQGTVQTVRDLTGNGNREEVIDDNSMEELLVGKKVVNIPLHDFVPAFDEELYIEREIILPFDDTFFDELVAETHCTKEELLGKLKVTVGNNIVWFVDDREKKELWNKIKKIFEKRRQSNDSAWLVNRIPEKQLTPLEEWENRVVVVSDVAGTGKSTMLLNYYRKMRNEKPDNWVIKMDLVDHIGALRQFNSDEVDQQVEAIKFFIANIPNVEESPFAQSLLRHKMQTGDGIVVMLDGFDEIDIQCQDKCISLIKAIRLTNLNALYITTRPHLNGKLQDSLFQLAYTLRDFSQEDQINYLSGYWKKQLKVDADAEVRSIATSIVERLSKSLKGNERSFIGIPLQCHIVADCFESQVYDIIQNRCNLEALLEDLDSNLNLDTLYERLFKKKREIYRQEKAKVQQVDNHILHNSLEDHMECLEIYLRDLAVKTIVSDQTHIDCLLGKSNESAATIEQQHKKREEGSVCFGLLTLNRKGEFQFLHRTYAEYLMANYLYGGFRLDDKLRNKLLDKKPVRQLISFQFLADEEYGGVQLFFDFMLIEILKGEKWRDTINRNENYEIPVHLKNFTNDCYDSSVQKPWRNCFSLAVRKEYMNIFTFLTCCMDVILEKSKVRKMVHAICKENREDFLLGFYYRRNCAGFLQFVDWYDDATAEKTDILYITKQFCNHLPHHTLQNTRLNQQEQKNIFRRLLDFMTKYEDTLKDVMEEVARARLYSVIQVPAMIANHPLAAMADHWQGMLKLFVRDDNFTFLLRPLLNLLSRTCDGQLLSDILRLAFETKDTMPQQSDMETVSNVLLDCCPSDGSTNQPLAPEVSRFILQMSPSVLHKVYSRYESAANMLDQQPETDPYNLTQLHLKIFRGDEKAIKSLLAMVNRNLTSSDPKKKEEAEKLIGCLTKRGEAPFTLIYLAAACNHEPILCNMLNCLKNGLSRDAFHAALNHSGKFLDNAYDDAMKYKKNEMYLSILKAVKKIIGNEYLLDLAKKSFIIQKKFYFITVTEIQLLNHVANIFVEDDPQGYEHLNELIFYENNITLIMYLDQSFIRGSISAVGIDKWINRLFDLIVGTFPFSIYDMLYNIVNVLNTNEEFSCFVKSITSTNDKRTNPSSIWAEIISRSNYGTNECLPKLKQIFDCISKQLGERAVEELILSDDRKVIAWVAFYGHTSMFNTMLASLSSVNQEAVKKQLEDNGPQMVLEILSTKLALSKYTYNYSNKIKTLKYCLENGTGEQLSQLVDTITVVHEIGGKTISRWSNLFSEIGENRLNCESEFQELTELFLNKLDTNDLRKLLLHNVGEGTFIVYVAFLGGEEFAWSILDRFSLMTREEFNNHLAADSHVIIQRVFFPNRALISKMLDYNMNPLNFFLAYACTDHLSEFIALITVTDREQNTLRKNREWRIACLRDKTSADKIDDFLQRVYKKLGQRPRRRSSSNERIFLY; from the exons ATGACGAATAAAAGAGATAAATTAAACAAAGATTCAGGGCGTGGCACACCTGTCAAGAAAACTCGCAAAAACCTTGCAAACGCTACTCAAACTCCACCGTTGGCCGGCGCGTCGTCGTCTGTTCCAGAGGAGGCCACGGAAGTTGCCCAGGGATTGAGAAAAACCAATCATGgtgttatttttcaattgaaacTTTTGATGCTCTTCTTGATACGAGGAATCCGAGCCGGTCATGCATTCCGACTGGGAACCGAAATGGAAGATATCGGAGGTAAATTTGATGATATAATTTTCCAATATGAAGTGGACGATGGTGGCAAACGGCAAGTTAACAGATACCTGCAGGCAAAACACAAACAAGACGAGTCGACTAAAATAACGGCAGGGCAGTTGTTCAACGAAACAGAAGGCGATTTCAGTCTGTTGAAATACTTCAGCTCGTATTGCGGCATACTATCACGAGGGGATGACATCCAGGACTGCATTATATGCACCAACATTGGCTTCAACTCGGAAAATCTCCTGAAGAAAGGAATTCAATTGATAACTGTCAACACTGACGATGAAATGTTCAAGTTCAGAAGACACCCAGTTGCCCGTTACAAGATCAAAATCGCTCCAGGTCACGCCTTTTGGGGAAAATTGCGACAAGTAAATGTTGAAGAACCTGCTaaaaagttgaaaagaaatgcaacCGATAACGAGATTTACAGTTTCTTCGACAAACTCGTCTTTGTCGTCAACACGCCCAACGAAGTCACCTTGGGTAAGTTACTTACTGAGGAAGTCGGAGAATATTACGAACTGAACAAAGCAGATTTCCAGTCGGATTTCATTCTTAGAAACATGTTGGATTGGTTCAAGCTGAAAAAATCTGAATTTTTGACATCGAAACAAGGACAGGAGATATTACATCAAGGCGAACAAAAATTGACGTCGTTACGTATGACGTCTGTTTCAATCAATTACCAAACGAAACTGCAAGAAGCGATAGAATTCAATGCTGTTGCAATTGATGAAATGACAGAAAAGTTGAAGACGCTGTTGGATTCATCAAACAAAATCGAGCGAATTAGAACTGCGTTTCCCAAACGCACTGCAGTGAAAGTAAGCGCAGCACTGAAAACACTCGAAAAATTCAAACGGGACGATAGCTACTTGATGTCGTCATCCAAAGGGTTAAAAACAACTTCTGCAAGCGTCAAAGATGCATTTAAATTAGAACATCAACTTCTCGTTGTCGTTTGCAAAGACGGCCATGCGGAACATGACAGTTACTACGAAAACCTAATCGGGGACAATCAAACGCGactatcaaataaaaaaattatcattttATGTCACGATGGCGTTGAAACACGAGACGATCTCAAGTTCACACAATTAAGTGACAACTGTATGGAAAAATTACTTGATAAAGTAGTTTCGTTTCAAGGAACAGTTCAAACTGTGCGTGATCTAACTGGAAATGGTAACCGAGAAGAGGTCATCGATGATAATTCCATGGAGGAATTGCTAGTGGGCAAGAAAGTTGTCAACATTCCTTTACATGATTTCGTCCCAGCATTTGACGAAGAACTCTACATCGAAAGAGAAATTATCTTACCGTTCGATGATACGTTTTTTGACGAACTAGTGGCTGAAACCCATTGCACCAAAGAAGAACTGCTTGGAAAGTTGAAGGTCACAGTGGGAAACAACATCGTATGGTTCGTCGAcgacagagaaaaaaaagaattatggaataaaataaaaaaaatttttgagaAGAGACGTCAATCAAATGACTCTGCATGGCTGGTCAACAGAATCCCCGAAAAACAATTGACGCCCCTAGAAGAGTGGGAGAATCGGGTAGTCGTTGTATCGGATGTTGCCGGGACTGGAAAATCCACCATGTTGTTGAATTACTACAGGAAAATGAGAAACGAGAAACCGGATAACTGGGTTATCAAGATGGATTTGGTTGATCATATTGGAGCCTTGCGTCAGTTTAATTCGGACGAAGTTGATCAGCAGGTAGAAgcaatcaaattttttatcgcAAATATACCTAACGTGGAAGAAAGTCCTTTTGCCCAGTCTTTACTGAGGCACAAGATGCAGACGGGAGATGGGATTGTTGTCATGCTGGACGGATTTGACGAGATCGACATCCAGTGTCAAGACAAATGCATTTCCTTGATTAAAGCAATTAGATTAACGAATTTAAATGCACTTTACATAACTACCCGACCACACTTGAACGGAAAACTCCAAGATTCATTGTTCCAGCTTGCCTATACCTTGAGAGATTTCAGTCAAGAAGATCAAATCAATTACCTTTCTGGATATTGGAAGAAGCAATTGAAAGTGGATGCGGATGCAGAAGTAAGATCCATTGCAACATCCATCGTTGAACGTTTGTCAAAAAGCTTAAAAGGCAACGAGAGATCTTTTATCGGAATCCCCTTACAGTGTCACATTGTCGCAGACTGCTTCGAGTCGCAAGTTTACGACATCATTCAAAACCGATGCAATTTAGAGGCACTTCTTGAAGATCTCGACTCCAATTTAAACCTGGACACCTTGTACGAGCGACTGTTCAAGAAAAAGCGTGAAATTTATCGACAAGAGAAAGCCAAAGTGCAGCAAGTGGACAATCACATCCTTCATAATTCTCTagaagaccacatggaatgtTTAGAGATTTACCTAAGAGACTTGGCTGTAAAGACAATCGTCTCCGATCAGACGCACATTGATTGTCTTTTGGGTAAATCGAATGAGTCTGCAGCCACAATCGAACAGCAACATAAGAAACGAGAAGAAGGGAGCGTTTGTTTTGGCTTGTTAACGCTAAACAGGAAAGgtgaatttcaatttttgcatCGAACCTACGCCGAGTACTTGATGGCCAATTACCTGTACGGAGGATTTCGTCTTGATGATAAGCTTCGCAACAAGCTGCTGGATAAGAAACCTGTGAGACAGCTGATcagttttcaatttttggctGATGAAGAGTACGGAGGTGTTCAATTGTTTTTCGATTTCATGCTCATTGAAATTCTTAAAGGTGAAAAGTGGCGTGACACAATCAACAGAAACGAAAACTACGAAATACCGGTTCATTTGAAGAATTTCACAAATGACTGCTATGATTCATCCGTCCAAAAACCATGGCGTAACTGCTTCAGTCTAGCTGTTCGTAAAGAATACATGaatatatttacatttttaactTGTTGCATGGATGTGATACTTGAAAAAAGCAAAGTTCGAAAAATGGTGCACGCCATATGCAAAGAGAATCGCGAAGATTTTCTACTAGGCTTTTATTATAGACGAAACTGCGCCGGTTTCCTTCAATTTGTCGACTGGTACGACGACGCAACAGCAGAAAAGACCGACATCCTTTACATCACGAAACAATTTTGCAATCATTTGCCTCATCATACACTGCAAAACACTCGTCTAAATCAGCAAGAACAAAAGAACATTTTTCGCCGATTGCTGGATTTCATGACCAAGTACGAAGACACCCTGAAAGACGTCATGGAAGAAGTTGCCCGTGCGAGACTCTATTCCGTCATCCAAGTACCAGCTATGATAGCCAATCATCCACTAGCAGCCATGGCGGATCATTGGCAGGGGATGCTGAAGTTGTTCGTTCGTGACGATAATTTTACCTTTCTTTTGCGACCACTTTTGAATCTTCTTTCACGAACGTGCGATGGTCAACTGCTATCTGATATCCTACGGTTGGCCTTTGAAACGAAGGATACTATGCCCCAGCAGTCTGACATGGAAACagtttcaaatgttttattggATTGCTGTCCGTCAGATGGCAGCACCAATCAACCTTTGGCACCTGAAGTATCACGTTTTATTCTCCAAATGTCGCCTTCAGTTTTGCATAAAGTTTACAGTCGTTACGAATCTGCTGCAAACATGCTGGACCAGCAGCCAGAAACCGACCCGTACAATCTGACTCAATTGCATCTTAAGATCTTTCGCGGCGATGAGAAAGCCATCAAAAGTTTACTGGCTATGGTGAATCGAAATCTTACTTCTAGTGAtcctaaaaagaaagaggaggcAGAGAAATTAATTGGTTGTCTGACAAAAAGAGGAGAAGCGCCTTTCACGCTCATTTACCTGGCGGCGGCTTGCAATCACGAGCCGATCTTATGCAACATGCtcaattgtttaaaaaacGGCCTTTCCCGCGACGCGTTCCATGCCGCACTAAACCACAGTGGCAAGTTCCTTGACAATGCTTATGACGACGCtatgaaatacaaaaaaaatgaaatgtacCTGTCCATCTTGAAGGCTGTCAAGAAAATCATAGGAAACGAGTACCTACTCGATTTAGCGAAAAAATCCTtcataattcaaaaaaaattttacttcaTAACAGTAACCGAAATTCAACTGTTAAATCATGTAGCCAACATTTTTGTCGAAGACGATCCTCAAGGATACGAACATTTGAACGAGTTGATCTTCTACGAAAACAACATCACCTTAATTATGTACTTGGATCAATCATTTATTCGTGGATCGATATCTGCCGTAGGGATTGACAAATGGATCAATCGCTTATTTGATCTCATTGTAGGCACCTTCCCATTTTCTATCTACGACATGCTATATAACATTGTCAACGTCTTGAACACTAACGAAGAGTTCAGCTGTTTCGTGAAATCAATTACTTCAACAAACGACAAGCGAACAAACCCATCCAGCATATGGGCGGAAATAATTAGTCGATCAAATTACGGCACAAATGAATGTCTTCCCAAgctaaaacaaattttcgATTGCATTTCGAAACAGTTGGGCGAAAGAGCCGTCGAAGAGCTGATTCTCAGTGACGATCGGAAAGTCATCGCTTGGGTCGCATTTTACGGACACACTTCAATGTTTAACACAATGCTCGCATCTCTGTCCAGTGTGAATCAAGAGGCGGTCAAGAAACAACTGGAAGACAACGGACCTCAAATGGTGTTGGAGATTTTGTCTACAAAACTCGCACTGTCCAAGTACACATACAATTATTCCAATAAAATAAAGACATTAAAATATTGCCTGGAAAATGGCACTGGTGAACAATTATCGCAATTAGTCGATACCATCACGGTCGTGCACGAAATTGGAGGAAAGACGATTAGTCGTTGGAGTAACCTCTTTAGCGAGATTGGTGAAAACCGATTAAACTGTGAATCGGAATTTCAAGAACTGACGGAACTTTTCTTGAAcaaattggacacaaatgatTTGAGAAAACTTCTGCTGCATAACGTAGGTGAAGGCACCTTCATTGTTTACGTGGCGTTTTTGGGGGGAGAAGAGTTCGCCTGGTCCATATTAGATCGTTTTTCATTAATGACTCGGGAGGAGTTTAACAACCACCTGGCGGCCGATTCGCACGTCATCATCCAAAGAGTATTTTTCCCGAATCGAGCactaatttcaaaaatgcttGACTACAACATGAATCCATTGAATTTCTTCTTGGCCTACGCATGCACGGACCATTTATCGGAGTTCATTGCACTCATCACAGTCACGGACAGGGAACAAAACACTTTACGAAAAAACAGAGAATGGCGAATAGCATGCTTACGGGACAAGACGAGTGCCGACAAGATCGACGATTTCCTCCAACGCGTCTACAAGAAACTGG GACAGCGCCCCCGTCGTCGCAGTTCTAGTAACGAACGTATATTTCTCTACTAG
- the LOC116920769 gene encoding uncharacterized protein LOC116920769, giving the protein MFEEFLSKVPIGWDRPQSYSNAVEVIRYCLKNGSKEQLSKFANSATFVYEIQEKKFSIWNTFNDTIFTNQIGFDRDIQVLIEFMAEKLNVDDIKILMLHDDIGKGPFFLRLILWEGIRFTWEMIDLLPANVREPVNIYLKNNGPQIIHKMFFSNGTETLLAKMRQLGRMYSINILQFYLDNGNKEQLAQFMETITSIHYVGSAKRSLWGAASLHTFTTDNTINEFLGCVSEKLGKKAVKKLVLHKENNELDVVIIYALRKSWADRCIAMFAYLDDEGRDEVRHLVESLPSHTDVERYGQQLKDNWDEVELSKIKYTHGKNTLLTETPGMGHNVETGLPLVMTHV; this is encoded by the exons ATGTTCGAGGAATTCCTATCTAAAGTACCGATAGGCTGGGACAGGCCTCAGAGTTATTCCAATGCGGTCGAGGTAATACGCTATTGCTTAAAAAATGGCAGCAAAGAACAACTGTCAAAATTTGCCAACTCTGCCACGTTCGTCTACGAAatccaagaaaagaaatttagtATTTGGAATACCTTCAACGACACAATTTTTACCAATCAAATTGGCTTTGATAGAGACATACAGGTACTCATTGAATTTATGGCGGAGAAACTGAATGTAGACGACATTAAAATACTTATGCTTCACGATGACATAGGTAAAGGCCCCTTCTTTCTTCGTCTTATTCTTTGGGAAGGGATTCGGTTCACCTGGGAGATGATAGACCTTTTACCAGCAAATGTGCGAGAGCCGGTGAACATCTATTTGAAAAACAATGGACCTCAAATTATtcacaaaatgtttttctcgAACGGCACGGAAACGCTGCTAGCAAAAATGCGCCAACTAGGTCGGATGTATTCGATAAATATTTTGCAGTTTTACCTGGACAATGGAAACAAAGAGCAATTAGCGCAATTTATGGAAACCATCACATCCATACATTACGTTGGGAGCGCCAAACGTAGTTTGTGGGGAGCCGCAAGCCTGCACACATTCACGACTGACAACACTATCAACGAGTTTCTCGGATGTGTCTCCGAGAAGCTGGGCAAGAAAGCAGTGAAAAAATTGGTGTTgcacaaagaaaacaatgagtTAGATGTCGTCATCATTTACGCATTGCGGAAAAGCTGGGCGGACAGATGCATTGCCATGTTTGCCTATTTGGACGATGAAGGCCGTGATGAAGTTCGTCATTTGGTCGAATCACTTCCATCCCATACGGATGTCGAACGCTACGGTCAACAATTGAAAGATAATTGGGACGAGGTG GAATTGagtaaaatcaaatatactcatGGAAAGAATACTTTACTCACTGAAACACCAGGTATGGGCCACAATGTAGAAACAGGACTTCCATTAGTAATG ACTCACGTTTAG
- the LOC116920773 gene encoding venom allergen 5.01: MKFFAVFLLIVVCLFACGDSQTTLRTTTKPTARPTTTRPTTTRPTTARPTTTRPTTTRPTTTKPTPTTTRRTTPTTTRRTTPTTTRRTTPTTTRTTPTTKTTGKTTPTTTKPTPTATKPQETSTTTKPDVTSARPTVTTSKPTTLTSYCNISTCRVPTDNTLCKYSNTTWGEACQPPYPTVSSVSTDEITIILKAHNDYRRQVAQGLETRGNPGPQPSASNMRQLIWDEELAVMAQTHAQQCVFEHDTCRDVSRFRVGQNIYIGASSADNLGTSNWNAAVTSWYDEVDDMKAAYVTSFPANPPSVIGHYTQVVWASSYTVGCGVAYYQSTATFGAGFPYNRLYVCNYGPTGNFINSPVYAQGTAGSACPASTSNNNGLCA; the protein is encoded by the exons atgaaattttttgctGTCTTCTTGTTGATCGTCGTCTGCTTATTCGCTTGCGGA GATTCCCAGACGACGCTGAGGACGACGACGAAGCCAACGGCGAGGCCGACAACGACGAGGCCGACAACGACGAGGCCGACAACGGCGAGGCCGACAACGACGAGGCCGACAACGACGAGGCCGACAACGACGAAGCCAACGCCGACGACGACGAGGCGAACGACgccgacgacgacgaggagGACGACgccgacgacgacgaggagGACGACAccgacgacgacgaggacgacgCCGACGACCAAGACGACTGGAAAAACAACGCCAACAACCACGAAACCAACGCCAACAGCTACGAAGCCACAGGAAACGTCAACGACAACAAAGCCAGACGTGACGTCTGCCAGACCAACGGTGACCACATCAAAACCCACGACTCTAACTTCATACTGCAACATTTCTACGTGCCGTGTGCCTACCGACAATACCCTCTGCAAATATTCG AATACTACCTGGGGAGAAGCTTGCCAACCACCATACCCAACAGTGTCAAGCGTCAGCACTGATGAAATCACGATCATTTTGAAAGCGCATAATGATTACAGGCGTCAAGTTGCCCAGGGCCTCGAAACCCGTGGTAATCCAGGTCCCCAACCATCGGCATCTAACATGAGGCAATTG ATCTGGGATGAGGAGCTGGCCGTCATGGCGCAAACGCACGCCCAGCAATGCGTATTCGAACACGACACTTGTCGAGATGTct CTCGATTCCGGGTGGGTCAGAATATTTACATTGGCGCGTCTTCCGCCGATAACCTGGGCACATCTAACTGGAATGCGGCTGTAACTTCATGGTATGATGAAGTCGATGACATGAAGGCTGCTTATGTCACAAGCTTCCC GGCAAACCCACCGAGCGTGATTGGTCATTACACGCAAGTTGTATGGGCATCTTCTTATACCGTAGGCTGTGGAGTGGCCTATTACCAATCAACAGCT ACTTTTGGTGCCGGGTTTCCGTACAATAGATTGTACGTGTGCAATTACGGCCCGACTGGAAATTTTATCAATTCACCAGTCTATGCGCAAGGAACGGCTGGATCTGCCTGTCCAGCTTCAACTTCCAACAATAATGGGTTGTGCGCTTGA
- the LOC116920775 gene encoding venom allergen 3 homolog, protein MKFFVASLLIAVCLSACGEAQVSLQPTTVCSCTNTLSTLKPTVTTLSPTTPNAYCNIATCRVPSDNTLCKYSNTTWGAACLPSYPTKSSVSPDEITIILKAHNDYRRKVAKGLETSGAPGPQPSASNMRQLIWDEELAVMAQTHAQQCVFKHDTCRNVARFRVGQNIYISGASVDMLNPSDWPAAITSWYNEVNDMTSAYVTSFPMSPPAVIGHYTQVVWANTYTVGCGVAYYQSTATFGPAYPYNRIYVCNYGPTGNFINSPVYSQGAAGSACPAPTSNIDGLCA, encoded by the exons ATGAAATTCTTCGTTGCATCCTTGTTGATTGCCGTCTGCCTATCCGCTTGCGGA gAGGCTCAGGTGTCGTTGCAGCCAACTACAGTCTGTAGTTGCACCAATACTTTGTCGACTTTGAAGCCAACCGTTACCACATTGAGCCCCACAACTCCAAATGCATACTGCAACATTGCTACGTGCCGTGTGCCTAGCGACAATACTCTCTGCAAATATTCG AATACAACCTGGGGAGCAGCTTGTTTACCATCGTATCCAACCAAATCAAGCGTCAGCCCTGATGAAATCACGATCATTTTGAAAGCGCATAATGATTACAGGCGGAAAGTTGCCAAGGGTCTGGAGACTAGCGGAGCTCCAGGTCCTCAACCCTCGGCGTCTAACATGAGGCAATTG ATCTGGGATGAGGAGTTGGCCGTTATGGCGCAAACGCACGCCCAACAATGCGTATTCAAACACGACACTTGTCGTAACGTCG CTCGATTCCGAGTGGGTCAGAATATTTACATTTCCGGGGCTTCTGTTGACATGTTGAACCCATCTGACTGGCCTGCAGCTATTACTTCATGGTATAATGAAGTCAATGACATGACGTCTGCTTATGTTACAAGCTTCCC AATGAGCCCACCTGCTGTTATTGGCCATTACACTCAAGTTGTATGGGCTAATACCTATACCGTAGGCTGTGGAGTAGCTTACTATCAATCGACTGCT ACTTTTGGTCCAGCGTATCCCTATAATAGGATCTATGTCTGCAATTACGGGCCAACTGGAAATTTTATTAATTCCCCAGTTTATTCCCAAGGAGCCGCTGGATCGGCCTGCCCAGCTCCGACTTCAAACATTGATGGGTTGTGCGCTTGA